The DNA region TGCACTGACCTCTTATTAATCAGACAGTTAATGCAGTCTGGTCACAGTTTgtcctttctcctttctcccaATAAAAACCTTGAACAGGCTTCAAAGGTAAACCCTGGAAATCTGGCTTCATTAAGGCTGCTTCATACCAGCAGTGTCCACTGGATGTCATCAAAGTACACATGGAATATCAGGGTCCAAACATGtcatctgttcatctgttgtgtctCAGCTGTTCTGTTCATTTCATGTTTCTGGGTCACCAACGGGCCTCCATTTTGACACAAgcactgtatatatataaaaaaaacaacaactttaaaactttaaattatacagcatatatatatatatataaatatatatatatatataaaattatttgtaattttatatgtgcgtgtgtgcgtgtgtgtgtatacagtatgtgtgtgtatatatatatacatatatatatatatatatatatatatatgtatatatatatatatatatatatatacacacacacatacagacggCTGTTGActgattaaatatttattttattttattttattttattttattttattttattttattttattttattttattttattttattttattttattttattttattttatttcacagtCTTCCGATGCAGAACTTATTTTAGATCCAACAGGTTGAATTAACATTAAAACAGCCTCAATGGTTAATGTGAATGTACTGTCCGTGAATGTGAATGACACATGAACAGGTCTCCAGTTGGACCTCATCACTTTCTATTAACCAACAGCAGGAAAATGAAACACTTTAAGGGTTGCAAATCATTTATTAATGAATTTAAATAGAGGTAACTTTGTTTGGGGAAGGTTAAAGCGTAGGGACAAGCAGCTTTAGGAGGCTGGTGAAGCAGAACACATTGCATATGATCTGCAACTCAAATGCCGTTGTGCATCTGTGGAGGTTCTTAAATAAGTTTCTCAGGCAGCCGTGATTCATGAGTTCTTCTTTTTGTCAAGGACTAGAAAACAGAGACAGGTCTCATTATTAACATTGAGATTTTTCTTTATTCACCATGTTTAACATAGTGACTGAGTCTAATGTTATGGTTAACTCACATGTTCGGACCCAGTTGGCTTCAGGATCCACGCAGACCTTTCCTTCTGCTACAGGGAAACTGAAACCAGTGATTAACTGTTAGTGAAAGTTACTActctgtctgtttttcatttcagtgATGGTGCAAACTTACATTAAGGCCTTCACACATTGTCCACCGGGCTTTTGGATGGTGGCATTCCCAGTTATTTGTTCACTGATATCAGCAGTTGAGACCCGAGTGC from Betta splendens chromosome 4, fBetSpl5.4, whole genome shotgun sequence includes:
- the ccl34b.4 gene encoding chemokine (C-C motif) ligand 34b, duplicate 4 translates to MSIRILLLVCLCFQVCAANRRHPNKGIIPLCCTRVSTADISEQITGNATIQKPGGQCVKALIFPVAEGKVCVDPEANWVRTFLDKKKNS